In the genome of Actinomycetota bacterium, one region contains:
- a CDS encoding cobalamin-binding protein, translating into MSRYSRIIALILVLLVTAIGACKAIPVAKRPVVRKVDFPITLEDDLSRKVVIEKEPKRIVSLAPSNTEILFALGLGDRIMGVTTYCDYPEEAKVKDKIGGFKSVNIEKVVSLKPDLVLATGGVQEPIVKELERLKITVFALDPKNLGDIISGIREVGRLTGKTEAAERIVKKMQSVMEDVKEKVAELKGKRPKVFYEVWNEPLMTAGPGTFMNDLIRLAGGENIAADAKTQYPQYSLEMLIERDPDVIIASKGSMGDPGKIEEREGWENISAVKNGRVHVIDENLVVRPGPRIVQGLKEVAKAIHPELFK; encoded by the coding sequence ATGAGCAGGTATTCAAGAATCATCGCACTCATCTTGGTGCTACTGGTGACCGCTATTGGGGCATGTAAAGCGATTCCAGTAGCGAAGAGACCAGTGGTTAGAAAAGTCGATTTCCCGATAACTCTTGAAGACGATCTGAGCAGAAAGGTTGTCATCGAGAAGGAACCAAAGCGCATAGTCTCCCTGGCTCCCAGCAATACGGAAATTCTCTTTGCCCTTGGGTTGGGCGATAGAATAATGGGAGTGACTACCTACTGTGACTATCCAGAAGAGGCAAAAGTGAAGGATAAGATCGGAGGATTCAAGAGTGTAAACATCGAGAAGGTTGTCTCTTTAAAGCCCGATTTGGTGCTGGCTACCGGTGGTGTTCAAGAACCGATAGTTAAAGAATTGGAGAGGTTGAAGATAACAGTCTTCGCCCTTGACCCAAAGAACTTGGGTGATATCATCTCTGGGATACGAGAGGTTGGCAGGCTTACCGGCAAGACTGAGGCAGCTGAGAGGATTGTTAAGAAGATGCAGTCGGTCATGGAGGATGTCAAGGAGAAAGTGGCAGAACTTAAGGGGAAAAGACCAAAGGTCTTCTATGAGGTTTGGAACGAACCCTTGATGACCGCTGGTCCCGGAACATTTATGAACGACTTGATAAGGCTGGCGGGGGGAGAGAACATCGCCGCCGATGCCAAGACCCAGTATCCTCAATATAGCCTGGAGATGCTAATTGAGCGTGATCCGGACGTTATCATCGCTTCCAAGGGAAGCATGGGTGATCCCGGCAAGATAGAGGAGCGTGAAGGCTGGGAGAATATTTCCGCGGTTAAGAATGGACGCGTCCATGTAATCGATGAAAATCTAGTTGTCCGCCCTGGACCAAGGATAGTC